In Bacillota bacterium, a single window of DNA contains:
- a CDS encoding DUF4162 domain-containing protein has product MEAHPFVVSVRAQDEFHVVVVRDGDTAVPAIFRTVEDAGAEISSITLKKPSLDDVYLSFTGRELRQESGTREDAMRERMRMRRIRR; this is encoded by the coding sequence CTGGAGGCGCACCCGTTCGTCGTGAGCGTGCGGGCGCAAGACGAATTCCATGTGGTGGTCGTCAGGGATGGAGATACCGCCGTGCCCGCGATCTTCCGAACGGTGGAGGATGCGGGGGCCGAGATCTCGTCCATCACCCTCAAGAAGCCATCTCTTGACGATGTCTACCTCTCTTTCACCGGCCGGGAGCTCAGGCAGGAGTCGGGGACACGGGAGGATGCCATGAGAGAGCGGATGCGCATGAGGAGGATCAGGAGATGA
- a CDS encoding ABC transporter permease, whose product MRWVAWRELKHFAGQPTRVIMMVIQPLIWLVLMGNLMSGLTSNPYAASMLGVGRYIDFMTPGIMIMTSLFGGVFGGTSVIWDRRTGYLNKMLAAPIARSAIPLGKMVAGSVQAAFQVTVIAVIAGLMGVRFRTGIPGFLVVMVIAVLFSFAMSGISLALASVIRTHETLLAVINFLTMPLMFTSNAMFPTRAMPSWLASVARWNPVSYAVEPMRALVVEGWAWAPIGRGLAFMGIFSVAMLILATRQFNKSVA is encoded by the coding sequence ATCAGGTGGGTTGCGTGGCGAGAACTCAAGCACTTCGCGGGACAGCCCACGCGGGTCATCATGATGGTCATACAGCCCCTCATCTGGCTCGTGCTCATGGGAAACCTCATGTCGGGTCTGACGAGCAACCCTTATGCCGCGAGCATGCTCGGGGTGGGGCGGTACATCGACTTCATGACGCCTGGCATCATGATCATGACCTCACTCTTCGGGGGAGTCTTCGGCGGGACTTCGGTAATTTGGGACAGGCGCACGGGGTACCTGAACAAGATGCTCGCCGCCCCTATCGCCCGGTCGGCGATCCCGCTCGGGAAGATGGTTGCAGGGTCAGTGCAGGCTGCTTTCCAGGTCACTGTGATCGCTGTGATCGCGGGCTTGATGGGAGTCAGATTTCGGACTGGAATCCCCGGGTTTCTTGTTGTCATGGTCATCGCCGTGCTGTTCAGCTTCGCCATGTCGGGGATATCTCTGGCCCTGGCATCGGTCATACGAACACACGAGACGCTTTTAGCTGTGATCAACTTCCTGACCATGCCCCTGATGTTCACGAGCAACGCCATGTTCCCAACCAGGGCCATGCCCTCGTGGCTCGCCTCGGTCGCGCGATGGAACCCCGTGTCCTATGCAGTGGAGCCCATGCGGGCCCTTGTGGTCGAAGGCTGGGCATGGGCACCGATCGGGCGTGGGCTGGCTTTCATGGGCATCTTCTCTGTTGCCATGTTGATTTTGGCCACGAGACAGTTCAACAAGAGTGTCGCATGA
- a CDS encoding C4-dicarboxylate ABC transporter, whose translation MGMFVTVSLVLAVMVAAYAIAKGPLKLTVELSMFVAALAGAVASGNFLPLRHIAEGSIAYIDLVLIFVTATVFMNIIKESGGLNYAVRSILNRFGNNRPVALILLMLLMLIPGALTGAGSVSVLVVGSAVSVALSHLGVSRQRIAAMVFILAGLSAVAPPVSVWAMLTCAGTAIPYVGFELPLGVPVLILGLFTVFFYGLKRSESTHDGPIDIPPAPREMNAFRVFLPFAVVFALILAARVWPYSMPVLGLPLVFSVGALVALLVSPKKVNFLEVSRRTVEQLLPLLTTVTVVGILIQLMTVTGVRGLLSYAVIAMPITVIYILLPITIPVSEGLLGFGGAAVIGIPLIWTLNSLGVHPTVALAGLSLLWFLGDALPPTAIIGRLTLQTVGYKGSYVSFLKTCWVPWVLTTAVGTFMVVASKSLTFLVR comes from the coding sequence ATGGGCATGTTTGTTACTGTCTCGCTAGTGCTCGCAGTAATGGTTGCAGCGTACGCTATAGCCAAAGGCCCACTCAAACTGACGGTGGAGTTGTCGATGTTCGTGGCTGCGCTCGCAGGCGCCGTGGCGTCCGGGAACTTCCTGCCGCTCCGGCACATCGCCGAAGGGTCTATAGCCTACATCGATCTGGTCCTGATCTTCGTCACGGCGACTGTGTTCATGAACATCATCAAGGAGTCAGGCGGGCTCAACTACGCGGTCCGCTCCATCTTGAACCGGTTCGGGAACAACCGCCCCGTAGCGTTGATCCTCCTCATGCTGCTCATGCTGATCCCGGGCGCACTCACGGGAGCAGGCAGCGTTTCGGTGCTTGTGGTGGGAAGCGCGGTCTCCGTGGCCTTAAGCCACCTCGGCGTGTCCAGGCAGCGCATCGCGGCGATGGTGTTCATACTCGCAGGCCTGTCTGCTGTGGCGCCGCCTGTGAGCGTGTGGGCGATGCTTACGTGCGCAGGCACGGCCATTCCGTATGTGGGATTCGAGCTGCCGCTTGGCGTGCCTGTGCTGATCCTGGGCCTGTTCACGGTGTTCTTCTATGGGCTCAAGCGTTCCGAGTCCACCCACGACGGTCCGATAGACATTCCCCCGGCGCCGCGGGAGATGAACGCTTTTAGGGTGTTTCTTCCGTTCGCAGTGGTCTTCGCCCTGATCCTGGCGGCCCGGGTCTGGCCGTATTCCATGCCTGTGCTCGGGCTTCCGCTGGTTTTCAGTGTGGGGGCTTTAGTCGCCCTGCTTGTGAGCCCGAAGAAGGTCAACTTCCTTGAGGTCTCCAGGAGAACCGTGGAGCAACTGCTCCCGCTTCTTACGACAGTGACAGTGGTGGGGATACTGATCCAGCTGATGACGGTCACGGGAGTGCGCGGGCTTCTTTCTTACGCAGTCATAGCGATGCCTATCACAGTGATATACATCCTGCTTCCGATAACGATCCCGGTCTCCGAAGGCCTGCTCGGGTTCGGAGGCGCGGCGGTGATCGGGATACCGCTCATATGGACCCTAAACTCGCTTGGGGTGCACCCGACGGTGGCGCTTGCGGGCCTGAGCCTTCTTTGGTTCCTTGGGGACGCGCTTCCTCCCACTGCGATCATCGGGAGGCTGACGTTGCAGACCGTGGGTTACAAAGGCTCCTACGTGAGCTTTCTGAAGACGTGCTGGGTGCCTTGGGTACTGACGACCGCGGTCGGGACCTTCATGGTCGTCGCGAGCAAATCCCTCACGTTCCTGGTAAGATAG
- a CDS encoding ATP phosphoribosyltransferase regulatory subunit, which yields MDYLAEGTCYLFAPESTRRRELEAGLARILQTAGFQEVVLPTVQAYDPDSPKPLRRTVDSAYKLIDSRGRVMVLRPDMTETVASIASRELSRLPRPLRLFYSGSVFRPPRPGLPDPMESYQMGAEVVGGAGCLEDAKILSVVARCLEDAGVPGFQVRLGHVGVIDAVMDFAGMPPPLRARFREALVAKDLVRVSGLLEAAPMPGACRDFLERILSFPDGQEVLDAATSLASYDPSGTIQRTLEEFEEILAGARVNGVDDCIQIDLGLLRHLDYYTGMVFEVYAPGTGGPIAGGGRYDGLLRILGSQEGAAGFALNIDRILMTACGWGS from the coding sequence GTGGACTACCTTGCAGAAGGAACCTGTTACCTATTTGCGCCCGAATCCACCAGGAGGAGAGAGTTGGAGGCCGGTCTCGCCCGCATTCTGCAGACAGCAGGATTCCAGGAGGTTGTCCTCCCCACGGTTCAAGCCTACGATCCGGACTCACCGAAACCTTTGCGCCGCACTGTGGATTCAGCGTACAAGCTGATAGACAGCCGCGGCCGGGTCATGGTTCTCCGCCCTGACATGACAGAGACTGTGGCGAGCATCGCTAGCCGTGAGCTCTCGCGCCTGCCTCGCCCACTCCGCCTGTTCTATTCTGGCAGTGTCTTCCGACCTCCAAGACCGGGCCTTCCCGACCCCATGGAGTCTTACCAGATGGGGGCGGAGGTAGTTGGCGGGGCTGGATGCCTCGAGGACGCCAAAATCCTGTCAGTGGTCGCAAGATGCCTGGAAGACGCGGGGGTCCCTGGGTTCCAAGTCCGACTCGGTCACGTCGGAGTAATCGACGCCGTAATGGACTTCGCAGGAATGCCTCCCCCGCTCCGTGCAAGGTTTCGCGAGGCGCTAGTGGCCAAGGACCTCGTAAGGGTTTCCGGCTTGCTCGAGGCAGCTCCAATGCCCGGGGCGTGCCGGGACTTCCTTGAGCGGATACTCTCCTTCCCCGACGGACAGGAGGTTCTCGATGCGGCAACCTCTCTCGCATCCTACGATCCATCGGGCACCATCCAACGGACCCTCGAGGAGTTCGAGGAGATCCTGGCCGGGGCACGTGTCAATGGTGTGGACGACTGCATTCAGATAGATTTGGGCCTTCTGCGCCACCTGGACTACTACACGGGCATGGTATTCGAGGTGTATGCCCCAGGAACGGGCGGTCCCATAGCAGGAGGCGGCAGGTACGACGGCCTCCTCAGGATATTGGGGAGCCAGGAGGGGGCAGCCGGGTTCGCACTAAACATCGACCGGATACTGATGACCGCTTGCGGGTGGGGGAGTTGA
- a CDS encoding C69 family dipeptidase, with product MRQKSVKALLYSLIAGFVIVALGATPAFACTSIPVGKGASVDGSVMTTHTDDCGSCDPRLFYIPPADYPEGAMREVYFTPSFRHPDDPHYAPRQLKGEIPQVPHTYGYFFGSYAIMNEKQLALGETTIGGRRELRNPLGWFDIVELSRIALERCSSAREAIKLMGSLAEEYGYCDGGECLTVADPNEVWMFEIFGSGPLENSAVWAAQRIPDDHVGVSANRSRIGEIDLSNPDYFMASANVFAVAEENGWWDPGSGKPFVFYEAYGPKDNPYNSRREWRVLSLVAPSLNLDPWADRYPFSVKPDENVSVDFINSIQRDHYEGTEFDLTQGLAAGPFGTPDRWATPTSQGGAWERAISIFRCTYTWTSQSRAWLPDPVGGVLWFGADAPHNTVYVPFYAGISKLPHAYTIGSPTKFDNKAAWWVYDFVGNWANLKYSYMIKDIVVKQREIEGRQYALQTAVETAATELYARDPALAREFLTQYCVSNGNRVVEEYWDFAEFLIMKYNDGYVNDKTVGTSVGYPKEWLEAVGFGPIVKPQK from the coding sequence GTGAGACAGAAGTCAGTCAAGGCGCTCTTATACTCGTTGATCGCTGGATTCGTCATCGTGGCGCTCGGCGCGACCCCGGCATTCGCGTGCACCTCCATACCGGTCGGCAAGGGCGCGAGTGTGGACGGGTCGGTCATGACTACTCATACCGACGACTGCGGCAGTTGCGATCCGCGCCTATTCTACATCCCGCCTGCCGACTACCCCGAAGGCGCGATGCGCGAAGTGTATTTCACCCCCTCTTTCAGGCACCCAGACGACCCCCATTACGCCCCCAGGCAGCTGAAAGGGGAGATCCCCCAGGTCCCTCACACCTACGGCTATTTCTTCGGCTCCTATGCCATAATGAACGAGAAGCAACTTGCCCTCGGAGAGACAACCATCGGCGGGCGGCGCGAACTCCGTAACCCCTTGGGCTGGTTCGACATAGTGGAACTCTCCAGGATCGCCTTAGAGCGGTGCTCCAGCGCAAGGGAAGCCATCAAGCTGATGGGCTCTCTCGCCGAGGAGTACGGCTATTGTGATGGAGGCGAGTGCCTGACCGTCGCAGATCCGAACGAAGTGTGGATGTTCGAGATATTCGGGTCAGGCCCTCTTGAAAACAGCGCAGTCTGGGCGGCCCAGCGCATACCCGATGATCACGTGGGCGTGAGCGCCAACCGCTCCCGCATAGGCGAAATAGACCTTTCGAACCCCGACTACTTCATGGCATCAGCCAATGTGTTCGCAGTTGCGGAGGAGAATGGGTGGTGGGATCCGGGAAGCGGCAAGCCTTTTGTGTTCTACGAGGCGTACGGCCCCAAGGATAACCCCTACAATTCCCGCCGCGAATGGCGCGTGCTGAGCTTGGTTGCGCCATCGCTGAACCTCGACCCGTGGGCGGACAGGTACCCGTTTTCCGTCAAGCCTGACGAAAATGTCTCGGTTGACTTCATCAACTCCATACAGAGAGACCACTACGAAGGCACGGAGTTTGACCTGACGCAGGGACTTGCGGCCGGGCCGTTCGGCACTCCGGACCGGTGGGCGACCCCCACGAGCCAAGGAGGTGCCTGGGAGCGCGCGATCTCCATATTCAGGTGCACCTATACCTGGACCTCACAGTCGCGGGCGTGGCTTCCTGACCCGGTCGGCGGCGTGCTCTGGTTCGGTGCGGATGCCCCGCACAATACTGTGTACGTTCCGTTCTACGCCGGTATCAGCAAGCTGCCACACGCCTACACGATCGGATCCCCGACGAAGTTCGACAACAAGGCTGCGTGGTGGGTCTACGACTTCGTGGGCAACTGGGCGAACCTGAAGTACTCCTATATGATCAAGGACATCGTGGTCAAACAGCGCGAGATCGAGGGACGGCAGTATGCACTGCAGACTGCGGTGGAGACTGCCGCCACGGAACTGTATGCCCGCGACCCCGCCCTAGCCCGGGAATTCCTCACTCAGTACTGCGTCTCCAACGGGAACAGAGTGGTGGAAGAGTACTGGGACTTTGCCGAATTCCTGATCATGAAGTACAATGATGGGTACGTCAACGACAAAACTGTGGGCACGTCTGTCGGGTACCCCAAGGAATGGCTGGAAGCGGTCGGTTTCGGCCCGATAGTGAAGCCCCAGAAGTGA
- a CDS encoding YerC/YecD family TrpR-related protein, which produces MGSSDKLIDEQTTMLFHAVLSLRTVDECYRFFEDLCTVAEISSLAQRFKVARMLDQGLTYSEISRLTGASSATISRVKRFLHYGADGYRIVLDRMRHQGESPSRTMPPDTSEPGS; this is translated from the coding sequence GTGGGTTCCAGCGACAAGCTCATCGACGAGCAGACTACGATGCTCTTCCATGCCGTGCTCTCCCTCCGTACGGTCGACGAGTGCTACCGGTTCTTCGAGGACCTGTGTACCGTGGCTGAAATCTCATCCCTGGCTCAGAGATTTAAGGTTGCGCGAATGCTGGACCAGGGCTTGACCTACTCTGAGATCTCGCGGCTGACCGGGGCGAGCTCCGCGACCATCAGCCGCGTCAAGAGATTCCTCCATTACGGCGCAGACGGTTATCGAATAGTCTTGGATCGCATGCGCCACCAGGGAGAATCCCCTTCCAGAACCATGCCGCCGGATACCAGCGAGCCCGGGTCTTGA
- a CDS encoding succinylglutamate desuccinylase, translating to MQRDVLGKVIIACLAVVVLVGGGAPLVAHRRYKEPVVLGPGVTKVARLSDWFDGLRGTANDSLVYILEGEREGGNVLILGGSHPGEVAGTLAAIVAVENAVVEAGKVFIIPHINRSGSTGTQPGGGYPLYYHIPTEFGARKFRVGDRVTHPLDQWPDPDVFIHYPSGQSLSYVEVRNINRCWPGRPDGLLTEKTTYAAMELVRRENINIVIDMHEAELLYPVTNCIVAPSKSLTIASMVAINLSAMEFDIHTEPSPPGYHGLTHREVGDHSDAYPFLLEAPEPFLDQPTGPKTESLLIDGVDEFLLKLGEKGLLFVDYDETGKPLKLRVGRHLTTTMSIFEEWSAFNPDYEIVMNCPGYAEIMENGVGYYLRDPSAAGPGKVMYE from the coding sequence ATGCAAAGAGACGTGCTGGGCAAGGTCATAATCGCCTGCCTTGCGGTTGTGGTTTTGGTGGGAGGCGGGGCGCCGCTCGTTGCTCACCGCAGGTACAAAGAGCCGGTGGTTTTAGGGCCCGGGGTCACTAAAGTGGCCCGGCTGTCTGATTGGTTCGACGGGCTTCGTGGGACCGCCAACGATTCCCTCGTGTACATCCTCGAAGGGGAGAGGGAGGGCGGAAACGTCCTGATCCTCGGGGGGAGCCACCCCGGCGAGGTTGCAGGCACTCTCGCGGCCATAGTGGCTGTGGAGAACGCGGTGGTTGAGGCGGGCAAGGTCTTCATCATCCCGCACATCAACCGGAGCGGGTCCACAGGGACCCAGCCGGGCGGCGGGTATCCGCTTTATTACCACATCCCCACCGAGTTCGGCGCGAGGAAGTTCCGGGTGGGGGACAGGGTGACTCACCCGCTCGACCAGTGGCCTGACCCGGATGTGTTCATTCACTACCCGAGCGGGCAGAGCCTATCCTACGTGGAGGTCAGGAACATAAACCGGTGTTGGCCGGGCCGGCCGGACGGGCTTCTGACAGAGAAGACGACCTATGCTGCGATGGAGCTTGTGCGCCGGGAGAACATCAACATAGTCATCGACATGCATGAGGCGGAGCTTCTGTACCCTGTGACCAACTGCATCGTGGCCCCGTCAAAGAGCCTGACCATAGCATCGATGGTGGCGATCAACCTGAGCGCGATGGAGTTCGATATCCACACCGAGCCTTCGCCTCCTGGCTACCACGGCCTGACGCACAGGGAGGTCGGGGACCACTCAGATGCGTACCCGTTCTTGCTCGAGGCGCCGGAGCCTTTCCTGGACCAGCCGACTGGGCCTAAGACGGAGTCGCTTCTGATCGACGGGGTGGACGAGTTCCTGCTCAAGCTGGGTGAGAAGGGCTTGCTGTTCGTGGACTACGACGAGACGGGCAAGCCGCTGAAGCTTCGGGTAGGTAGGCATCTGACCACGACCATGTCGATCTTCGAGGAGTGGTCGGCATTCAACCCGGATTACGAGATAGTCATGAACTGCCCCGGGTACGCGGAGATCATGGAGAACGGCGTAGGTTACTATCTGCGTGACCCGAGCGCCGCCGGGCCTGGGAAGGTCATGTACGAGTAG
- a CDS encoding cyclophilin-like fold protein has product MRIRITAKEVSALAELDESETAAAIAAALPIEARANRWGDEIYFSIPVSLDPENARADVEVGDLGYWPPGTAFCIFFGRTPASTGPKPRAASPVNVFGRVLGDPTEFRRVQDGARIRVEAEEEQ; this is encoded by the coding sequence TTGCGCATCCGGATCACCGCCAAGGAAGTCTCTGCCCTGGCGGAGCTGGACGAGTCTGAGACTGCTGCAGCCATAGCCGCGGCATTGCCCATTGAAGCGCGCGCAAACAGGTGGGGGGACGAGATCTACTTCTCCATCCCCGTAAGTTTGGATCCGGAGAACGCCCGGGCAGATGTTGAGGTGGGGGATCTGGGGTACTGGCCGCCCGGGACTGCGTTCTGTATCTTCTTTGGGCGGACTCCGGCCAGCACCGGCCCGAAGCCGAGAGCGGCAAGCCCGGTGAACGTATTCGGCAGGGTTCTCGGGGATCCCACCGAATTCCGGCGCGTCCAAGATGGTGCGAGGATTCGGGTTGAGGCCGAGGAGGAGCAGTAG
- a CDS encoding LysM domain-containing protein — MSMFMDEFYATQVPYCPGGTIYVIQPGDTFWALARRFGTTVEALIAANPGVDPNRLMVGQRICIPVAPPPPVVCPGFIYVIQPGDTFWALARRFGTTVEALMAANPGVDPARLVVGQRICIPVTPPVCPGFIYVVQPGDTLWLLAQRFGTTVEAILAVNPGIDPARLVVGQRICIPVAPPVPPVVPRTCVLLLAPRVPAIVPAAGGAVWVRQDAAGVTQVLVAAINLPPERTLEPDPYRAVFTWPGGTTTVPMVGVPGMPGVFVGTASFTAPTTLLTAGTVDVFPGPVLGGFLRDCR, encoded by the coding sequence ATGTCCATGTTCATGGATGAATTCTATGCAACCCAGGTCCCGTACTGCCCGGGCGGAACCATCTACGTGATCCAGCCCGGCGACACCTTCTGGGCACTCGCCCGTAGGTTCGGGACAACCGTAGAGGCACTGATAGCTGCCAACCCCGGGGTTGACCCAAACAGGCTCATGGTGGGCCAGCGCATCTGCATTCCCGTGGCACCGCCGCCGCCGGTCGTGTGTCCTGGATTCATCTACGTGATCCAGCCTGGCGACACCTTCTGGGCACTCGCCCGTAGGTTCGGGACAACCGTGGAGGCACTCATGGCGGCGAACCCTGGAGTCGACCCCGCTCGGCTCGTAGTCGGCCAGCGCATCTGCATCCCCGTGACGCCTCCGGTCTGCCCCGGGTTCATCTACGTGGTGCAACCCGGAGACACCCTGTGGCTGCTGGCACAGAGGTTCGGGACCACCGTCGAAGCCATCCTCGCGGTGAACCCGGGCATCGATCCTGCAAGGCTCGTGGTGGGCCAGCGGATATGCATCCCTGTTGCCCCGCCTGTCCCACCGGTCGTGCCTCGCACCTGTGTGCTGCTGCTGGCTCCTCGGGTGCCGGCGATCGTGCCAGCCGCGGGTGGAGCTGTCTGGGTGCGGCAGGATGCCGCTGGAGTGACCCAGGTACTCGTAGCGGCAATCAACCTCCCGCCGGAGCGGACTCTCGAGCCCGACCCATACCGGGCGGTGTTCACGTGGCCTGGAGGGACAACAACGGTCCCGATGGTAGGTGTTCCAGGAATGCCCGGTGTGTTCGTGGGCACAGCGTCCTTCACCGCGCCCACGACTCTGCTGACAGCGGGAACCGTGGATGTCTTCCCAGGCCCCGTGCTCGGGGGGTTCCTCAGAGACTGCAGGTAG
- a CDS encoding ATP-binding cassette domain-containing protein produces METADCIIEVQELSKTYPGGVRAVDRITFEVARGEIFGFLGPNGAGKTTTIIMLTTLVRPTSGVASVAGYDAAREANQARQVLGYVSQDLSVDDALTGRENLHLQGRFYHLQAWGHGLSHHTLHGRG; encoded by the coding sequence GTGGAAACCGCGGACTGTATCATTGAGGTGCAGGAACTGAGCAAGACTTACCCCGGCGGAGTCCGGGCGGTCGACCGAATCACGTTTGAAGTAGCCCGGGGGGAGATCTTCGGGTTCCTGGGCCCAAACGGCGCCGGCAAGACGACTACCATTATCATGCTGACGACTCTGGTAAGGCCGACGTCGGGCGTGGCGAGTGTGGCTGGGTATGATGCCGCCCGGGAGGCGAACCAGGCCAGGCAAGTCTTAGGCTATGTCTCCCAGGATCTATCGGTCGACGACGCCCTGACAGGAAGGGAGAACCTCCACCTTCAGGGCAGATTCTACCATCTCCAAGCATGGGGTCACGGTCTTTCTCACCACACACTACATGGAAGAGGCTGA
- a CDS encoding C69 family dipeptidase produces the protein MTRKGSVIAIAVALALTLMSWTAMACTSVVVTPGASVDGFASVTHAADCGSCAFELVKVPAADWEPGTMVDVLNLPQHTGGFQVHEIAGQPTGKQIPQVPHTYGYIKSIFGIINEKQVAIGETTISGRRESRNPNGYFDITNLSMLALERGATAREAIKVMGELAEKYGYKDSGEELSVADPNECWVFEIVGPGPLWEQGSDEPGAFWVAQRVPDGHVAASANNAVIDQIDFNDHENFMFSPGIVEYAIEQGWYDPSKGEPFSWRKHFCNATSFATCARRVWRVLSLAAPSLADTLDERNLPFSVPVDKKLSLEDIFAIHRDHYEGTEYYTGDSITAGPWNNPRRYRGLSFKVDGKTYSWQRMIAQVQSEYVIVTQSRADLPDDIGGVVWYGAANADTTCFVPFYASMTEISPIMNDKAGSHQVFTRDSYWWAISAVSTYADLKWSYMVKDIAKWQDKYEGHAVRTQPAVEAAALELHKKDPALAREFLTTYANRNVETVRDAWWGLLDQMIEKSP, from the coding sequence GTGACCAGGAAAGGGTCGGTCATCGCAATCGCAGTAGCGCTGGCTCTCACGCTCATGTCCTGGACAGCCATGGCGTGCACGTCGGTCGTGGTGACGCCCGGCGCATCCGTGGACGGGTTTGCGTCAGTCACCCACGCGGCGGACTGTGGCTCATGTGCCTTCGAGCTGGTGAAGGTGCCGGCGGCGGACTGGGAGCCGGGAACCATGGTCGACGTCCTCAACCTGCCGCAGCACACTGGCGGGTTCCAGGTGCACGAAATCGCCGGACAACCCACGGGTAAGCAGATCCCCCAGGTTCCCCACACCTATGGTTACATAAAGTCGATCTTCGGGATCATCAATGAGAAGCAGGTGGCCATCGGCGAGACTACCATCAGTGGACGCCGGGAGTCCAGGAACCCCAACGGCTACTTCGACATCACCAACCTGTCGATGCTTGCCCTCGAACGGGGAGCGACCGCCCGTGAGGCCATCAAGGTCATGGGCGAGCTCGCCGAGAAGTACGGGTACAAGGACAGCGGAGAGGAGCTCTCTGTAGCCGACCCCAACGAATGCTGGGTCTTCGAGATAGTCGGCCCTGGGCCTCTCTGGGAGCAAGGCTCCGACGAGCCAGGCGCCTTCTGGGTCGCTCAGCGCGTCCCTGACGGCCATGTGGCCGCGTCAGCTAACAATGCTGTTATCGACCAGATAGACTTCAATGACCATGAGAACTTCATGTTCTCGCCGGGAATCGTAGAGTACGCGATAGAGCAGGGTTGGTACGACCCATCCAAAGGCGAGCCGTTCAGCTGGAGGAAGCACTTCTGCAACGCAACCAGCTTCGCGACGTGCGCACGCCGCGTCTGGAGAGTCCTCTCGCTCGCGGCGCCTTCCCTCGCTGATACGCTCGATGAGAGAAACCTGCCTTTCTCTGTTCCGGTCGACAAGAAGCTGAGTCTCGAGGACATCTTCGCAATCCACCGCGACCACTACGAGGGCACCGAGTACTACACCGGCGACTCCATCACCGCTGGTCCGTGGAACAACCCCAGGCGCTACCGCGGCCTGAGCTTCAAGGTCGACGGCAAGACCTACTCCTGGCAGCGGATGATTGCCCAGGTGCAGTCGGAATATGTCATCGTCACCCAGTCCCGCGCGGATTTGCCGGACGACATAGGAGGGGTCGTGTGGTACGGAGCGGCCAACGCGGATACCACTTGCTTTGTGCCGTTTTACGCCAGCATGACTGAGATCTCACCCATAATGAACGACAAGGCCGGGTCGCATCAGGTGTTCACCCGCGACTCCTACTGGTGGGCGATCTCCGCGGTCAGCACCTACGCGGACCTGAAGTGGTCCTACATGGTCAAGGACATCGCCAAGTGGCAGGACAAGTACGAGGGGCATGCTGTCCGGACTCAGCCTGCGGTCGAGGCTGCGGCGCTCGAACTACACAAGAAGGACCCGGCGCTTGCCCGGGAGTTCCTGACGACCTATGCCAACCGCAATGTGGAGACGGTTCGCGATGCCTGGTGGGGACTTCTAGATCAGATGATCGAGAAGTCCCC
- a CDS encoding DUF6305 family protein — MTTTRAKGSILALLVLMAVIGLVLGAPAVGHADTVPSAQLPVVIISAGQSAGIFVANALADRVKLPYDWSDVPTAKHIASGSGLAGIVEGPGVHVGRKAGVPDGTPYKTVIFVIGASLKGMGASGLSLNDEVNRLREIIKYCQDNKVFMVGMHVEGKALRGKPGSDNEVVIDAVAPFCNYLIVTTSSNHDDKFTDIGKAKNIPVSVVSKTTDIAAIFQTMFGLTK, encoded by the coding sequence ATGACTACCACTCGTGCCAAAGGATCCATCCTAGCGTTGCTTGTGCTGATGGCCGTGATAGGCCTGGTCCTGGGGGCGCCGGCTGTGGGGCATGCCGATACAGTGCCTTCGGCTCAGCTTCCAGTGGTCATCATAAGCGCCGGGCAAAGCGCGGGCATATTCGTTGCGAACGCCCTGGCCGACAGGGTCAAGCTTCCGTATGACTGGTCCGACGTTCCCACGGCCAAGCACATCGCTTCCGGCTCGGGCCTTGCCGGCATCGTCGAAGGCCCCGGCGTCCACGTGGGCCGCAAGGCCGGGGTGCCTGACGGCACACCATACAAGACCGTCATCTTCGTCATCGGCGCAAGCCTGAAAGGCATGGGCGCATCCGGCCTGTCTCTGAACGACGAGGTGAACAGGCTTCGGGAGATCATCAAGTACTGCCAGGACAACAAGGTCTTCATGGTCGGCATGCACGTGGAAGGGAAGGCCCTGCGCGGCAAGCCCGGGTCTGATAATGAGGTAGTGATCGACGCGGTTGCGCCTTTCTGCAACTACCTCATAGTCACCACCTCAAGCAACCACGACGACAAGTTCACCGACATCGGAAAGGCCAAAAACATCCCAGTGTCAGTCGTGAGCAAGACCACCGATATCGCTGCGATATTCCAGACGATGTTCGGCCTCACAAAGTAG